From a single Cumulibacter manganitolerans genomic region:
- the rplU gene encoding 50S ribosomal protein L21: MYAVVKTGGKQYRVAEGDVFEVEKLDGAPGAAVSLPAVLLVDGGDITADADALAKVSVDAEIVDQVKGPKVRILKYKNKTGYKKRQGHRQPLTLVKVTGITSGK, translated from the coding sequence GTGTACGCCGTAGTCAAGACTGGCGGCAAGCAGTACCGCGTCGCCGAGGGCGATGTGTTCGAGGTCGAGAAGCTCGACGGCGCGCCGGGCGCCGCAGTGTCGCTGCCCGCGGTGCTGCTGGTCGACGGCGGCGACATCACTGCCGACGCCGATGCGCTGGCGAAGGTCTCGGTGGACGCCGAGATCGTCGACCAGGTGAAGGGCCCCAAGGTCCGCATCCTCAAGTACAAGAACAAGACCGGCTACAAGAAGCGTCAGGGCCACCGTCAGCCGCTGACGCTCGTCAAGGTCACCGGCATCACGAGCGGGAAGTAG